TTCATTAACAGCCATTTTAAGGGGTAAAGGAATGTCACTATAAGCTACTGTATTGAATTCGCTTATTAAAAATAAGGATAAAATAAATATTGAGAGAAGAGAAATAACTAATTTATTCATTTTGATCATCCAAGGAAGAAGTTATAACTTTAGCTCCTATAATGGAAAGAATGAGAATACAGATTGCACATGAAGAAATAAGACAGAAATCTGAAAGTAAAATATTTTCTGCGATAGAGAAAAGTAATAAACCTGAAGTGATCATAAATTTCCATCTAAGCTCTATTAGTATTACTACAGCAGAAATTAATTCATTTATCCACGAGTGAAATTCAAAAATGATTTCTGAAGAACTGGTAAAATTTTGAGTTATAGTAATAGATGATGAGATATTATTCAAAGGGTATATCGTCAATATTGTGTAGTTCTTGCTCACCATATCACATCTAATATTATTCAATACTTGAAATATATAAGTGGTACCTTTGCATGTTCAAAACCGGTAATATTAGATCATGCAACTTAAAATAAAGAATTTAATTCTATTTTCAATAAAGATAGCAAATTGTTGAAGTGCATAATTAGGCAAAATTGGAATACTAAAATAAAGGCTGAACTTGAAGGTGTGTATTGATACTAACATTACTTACTATATTAATTGTATAAGAAGGAGTTGAAGCACTCACTGGATACACCTAATTTATAAAGATATAAATGAAATAGTAAAGATTATTTCTGGGAAGTAATTAAAATTATGGATTTTTTTATTAATCTTTATTAAAGAGCTATCTTAAGATTATAGTTTAGAGTTCAATATTTCAATCAGTAAACTATTCCGCCTTACGACGGAGCATCCCGACCTCGCGATGAGGATTTCCTGCTTCTCTGGGGAAACATGGGGACTTTCGCCCCTTAACCCCATTAATGTTAAAAGAGAAAAAGAATTTTCTAAAACATGAAACATAAGATGTGTGTTTTCAGTTTATTTAAATAATTGGTATTTCAAACTCTTTTTTAGTTCGACTAACGGCACTAATTTTACGTTAAGTGAAAAGTTTATCTAAAAAACAGTTTTCACGCGTAAAAACAAATATAACAGTCAAATTAAATTATAAACTTGGAGAAACAAAAATAAGCGGATATATCTATAATTTTATATTTAATTCTCTTATATTCAATTCTTAATAATAACTTAGTCTTGTTCCACATTTTATACAATACTGGCTTCCAGCAGGATTTGGATATCCACAATTAGGACATATTATGCTGTTTGGAGGTATTTGAGGTTGTATTTCTCTCAATACTATAACGTCTCCTATTCCTCTTATATCTGTTATAGAATAATACTGTTCTTTATTATCTTTTGTAGATACTATTATAGCCATTCTTCCTGATTCATCATATCCCGTATCTTTAACTATTCCTACAATATTACCATCTTGATTTATGACTTGTTTGCCGACTATATCCTCTCTTTTATATATTTTTCTTGTAGACACAATCAATTTGATAATTTTATAACTTAAAAATCTTATTGATAGCATTACTAAATTATGCTCTAATAGATAATCAAGTTTAATCAAAAAAAGTTAGTAAAAATGTTTTTGATCTTGAATGACATACATAATTATATCTTGTATAAGACTAATTGTATTTAATAAATCTGGTAATTCAGATAAATACGATGTAAATTTCTCTATTAATGTTTTTCTTCACTTTTTATTTATATTATATATTAATTTAGTAGTGATGATTAACATCAGATAAAGCTAAAATATTATTTTTATGCTTAGACTTTATGAATAGGTTCTTTATCATTTTCTTAACTTCGATATCTTTCTTCTTAAGTTATTTCTCTAGAATAGCGTGGAGTATTGTTTCAGTTTACTCGTCTCTTAGACCTACAGAAGTAGAAGATGGAGTAATATTTTCTCTTTTCTTTTTAGGGTATATTATTGTTCAAATACCTTCAGGCATTATTGCAGATAAGAAACCTAAAGAAGTTATAATTTTAGCGCTAATTGGATTGGGTGTTTCTTCTTTTATTTCTGGTTTTGCTATATCGATTCAGGAAGAGTATTTTGCTAGTATTTTAATGGGTCTTTCTGCTGGCTGGATTTATCCTGTTACTATAAAGATTTTATCTTCAAGTTTTTCAAGGGAAGAATTACCAATTGCTATTGGCTATTACAGTTTAGCGTGGCCTCTTTCTATAGTGCTTGCTGGTTTGATATTACCATTTTTAAGTATAAGTATTGGATGGAGATTTTCGTATTATCTAATTTCTATTATTTCTATAATAGTGGCTCTTTTATATTTAGGTTTGAAAGTAAATATAGTAAACGATTCTAAAAAATTTAAAGTTATAACAGATAAAAATGTCATTATTGTAAGTTTTGCTGGTTTTCTGTTCTTTTTATCTTACTGGATAATTACTCTTTATGCTTATAAATATTTTATTTATATAGGGTTAAATGATTATATTGCTGGTTTAGCGTATTCGCTGTTAGCTTTGGCAGGTATTCCTTCAACTATTATAGCTGGGTATATTATTAGAAAAATTGGAGTGAAGAATACGTTATCTTTTTTTGAAGGTATTTATGGTATTTTAGCTCTTATGTTTTCATTTTTTATTTCTGCTATAGGAGTAATGGTGATTTCAACAATTATGGGGTTTGTGAGATTTATAATAACTCCAGCTAATTCTAGTGCAGTATCAATTATAGGTAAGAATAAGGCAGGAAGTGTGTCAGGATTTGCGAATTTCTTTTGGCAAAGTAGTGGGGTAATAGCGCCAATATTAGCTTCATTTATAATTATATCGTTAAATTATTTTAT
This genomic window from Acidianus manzaensis contains:
- a CDS encoding MFS transporter produces the protein MNRFFIIFLTSISFFLSYFSRIAWSIVSVYSSLRPTEVEDGVIFSLFFLGYIIVQIPSGIIADKKPKEVIILALIGLGVSSFISGFAISIQEEYFASILMGLSAGWIYPVTIKILSSSFSREELPIAIGYYSLAWPLSIVLAGLILPFLSISIGWRFSYYLISIISIIVALLYLGLKVNIVNDSKKFKVITDKNVIIVSFAGFLFFLSYWIITLYAYKYFIYIGLNDYIAGLAYSLLALAGIPSTIIAGYIIRKIGVKNTLSFFEGIYGILALMFSFFISAIGVMVISTIMGFVRFIITPANSSAVSIIGKNKAGSVSGFANFFWQSSGVIAPILASFIIISLNYFILWIIAGVIIVLSAILYYVLLKVN
- a CDS encoding zinc-ribbon domain-containing protein, which gives rise to MSTRKIYKREDIVGKQVINQDGNIVGIVKDTGYDESGRMAIIVSTKDNKEQYYSITDIRGIGDVIVLREIQPQIPPNSIICPNCGYPNPAGSQYCIKCGTRLSYY